A window of Bifidobacteriaceae bacterium genomic DNA:
CAGGGACGCCGGCAATTTGACCTGTTCCAGCAAGTCGGCCACCCGAGCGTCAAGTTCCTTGCCCTTGGCCAGGTGGTGGAGCGCCAGCGGCTCCCCGATCGACTGCCCTATCGGCAGTCGCGGATTCAGGGACGAGCCGGGGTCCTGGAACACAATCGACACGCCCTGGCGCGCCCGCCGCAACTCCTTCGCCCCGATCCCCTTCAGTTCGAAACCGGCCACCTTGAGGGAACCCTCGTGCACCGGCAGCAATCCGACCACCGCCCGGCCCACCGTCGACTTGCCCGAGCCCGACTCCCCCACCAGCCCAACCACCTCGCCCGGCGCGATCGTCAAGTTGAAGTCCTCGACCGCCCGGAAGGCCGGCGTCCGCCCGCGCCGGGGGTATTCCAGCGTCAAGCGCTCGGCCGCCAGAACCGGCGCCACCCCCGCCGCAGCAGTTTCACCGGTGCCCGATGCCGTCCGCTCGCCTTCCCCCTCAGCCTCCGCCTGGAGTTTGGGCACCGCCGCCAGCAGCAGCTTGGTGTACGGGTGGCGGGGAGAGTAGAAGATCTGGCGGGAGGGGCCCGCCTCCACGATCCGGCCGTCCTTCATCACGCAGATGCGGTCCGCCATGTCCGCCACGACGCCCATGTCGTGCGTGATCAGGATGATCCCGGAGTCGATCCGCCGCCTCAGGTCCCGCATCAGGGCGAGGATCTCGGCTTGCACGGTGACGTCCAGCGCGGTGGTCGGCTCGTCCGCGATCAGGAGCTTCGGGTCCAGCACCAGCGCTTGCGCGATCATGGCGCGTTGGCGCTGCCCGCCGGACAACTGGTGCGGGTAGTAGTCGATCCGGGTCTCCGGATCCGGCATGTCGACCAGTTTTAGCAACTCCAACGCCCGCGCGCGGGCCTGCCTGGGCCCGACGGGGCGGTGCGCGCGGATGGTCTCGACAATCTGGAAGCCGATCGTGTAGACGGGGTTGAGCGCTGTCATGGGTTCTTGGAAGACCATCGCGATCCGGGAGCCCCGGATGCTTTGCAACTCCGAGGCGCGCATGCCGACCAGTTCGCGGCCCTCCAGTTTGGCCGAACCGGAGACGCGGGCGTTCGGCGGCAAGAGGCCCACCAGGGCCATTGAGGACTGCGTCTTGCCGCTGCCGGACTCGCCCACAATGGCGAGCACCTCGCCGGGGCTGACGTCGTAGGAGACGTCGATCGCGGCCGGGAACCATTCCCCCTCGACGTAGAAGTCGACGTTCAGGCCGCGCACCCGCAGGATTGGCTCCTTGTCCTGGCCCGGCTCGGCCAAGCCGTCAGCGCATGGGGGCACTGCCTCCCCGGCGCCGCCGGTCTGGCCTGCGAATTCGTCGGGGCTCATCGCGCCGCCGCCTTCCGGGCCGCCTTGGCCATCTTGCGGGCCGAGGGAATGCGGCGCTGGCGCGGGTCGAAGGCGTCGCGCAGGCCGTCGCCTATGAAGTTGACGCACAACGCGATCACAATGATGAAGAAGCCC
This region includes:
- a CDS encoding ABC transporter ATP-binding protein; this encodes MSPDEFAGQTGGAGEAVPPCADGLAEPGQDKEPILRVRGLNVDFYVEGEWFPAAIDVSYDVSPGEVLAIVGESGSGKTQSSMALVGLLPPNARVSGSAKLEGRELVGMRASELQSIRGSRIAMVFQEPMTALNPVYTIGFQIVETIRAHRPVGPRQARARALELLKLVDMPDPETRIDYYPHQLSGGQRQRAMIAQALVLDPKLLIADEPTTALDVTVQAEILALMRDLRRRIDSGIILITHDMGVVADMADRICVMKDGRIVEAGPSRQIFYSPRHPYTKLLLAAVPKLQAEAEGEGERTASGTGETAAAGVAPVLAAERLTLEYPRRGRTPAFRAVEDFNLTIAPGEVVGLVGESGSGKSTVGRAVVGLLPVHEGSLKVAGFELKGIGAKELRRARQGVSIVFQDPGSSLNPRLPIGQSIGEPLALHHLAKGKELDARVADLLEQVKLPASLRNRYPHELSGGQRQRVGIARALALRPKLLIADEPTSALDVSVQATVLDLFSELQREHQFACLFISHDLAVVEMVASRIAVMSKGRLVETGTSAEILRHPKEAYTRELIAAVPVPDPDLQAERRRTLAPGD